The DNA segment GGGGCCCTGGAGGTGATCGCACGGTGCCTGGTGGTGGAGTCGCTCTTCTGCCTGGCCGCGTTCCCCTTTCCCCCTCGCGCCCGAGTCATCGACATCGGCACCGGGGCCGGCTTCCCGGGGGTCCCCCTGGCAGTCCTCCGTCCGGACCTGGACGTCACGCTTCTGGAGGCTTCCCGGCGGAAGGTGGCGTTCCTGGAGATGGCCACTCAGGCGATCGGCCTTGCCGTCCGGATCATCCACGGAAGAGCCGAAGACATCGCCCGGCAGCAGGAGCACCGCGAGGGGTATGGAGTGGTCGTCTCCCGTGCCGCCGCCCCCCTGCGAATCATCCTGGAGCTAGCCCTCCCGCTGCTGGCTGTTGGAGGTGCTGGTCTCTTCTCCTCCGGCGCAAGAGCCGCCGAAGAGGTGGCCTCTGCTGGCGCTCACCTGGCTGCCCTTGGAGGGGTCCTGGGCTCCGTCTGGTTGCCTCCTCCGGCCCTGGAGACGGTCTCGCGGGTGGTCGTGGTCACCAAGGTGGCTCGAACGCCGGAGAGGTTCCCCCGTCGCTTTCAGCGGATGCGTCGCGACGTTTTCACGTGAAAACGGGGGGAGGAGGCGAGGTAGCTCCGGCGAAGAAGCCAGGAGGTCGCAGCAGCCTTACGGCACCTTTCGTCGCACCGTGCATCGGACTATCGCCATCGTGAACCAGAAAGGCGGGGTGGGGAAATCCACCACCGCCGTGAACTTAGGGACTGCGCTTGCCCTCGAGGGTCTGCGGGTACTCGTCGTAGACCTCGACCCCCAGGCCAATGCCACGAGCGGGCTGGGCGTCCCCAAGCCTCCCGCGCGCGCTTCCATCTACCACGTCCTCATCGAGGGAACCTCGCTGGAGCAGGTGATCGTCCCGACCGCCGTGCCGGGCGTCTTCCTGGTCCCCTCGAACATCCACCTGGCCGGAGCCGAGGTCGAACTGGTCCCCATGCTCTCCCGGGAGACCCGGCTGCGGGAGGCCCTGGGTGCGCTGCGCGAGGCCTACGACGTCATCCTGCTCGACTGCCCGCCTTCGCTCGGCCTGTTGACGATCAACGCGCTGACGGCGGCGCAGGAAGTGCTGATCCCTATCCAGTGCGAGTACTACGCCCTCGAGGGGCTGAGTCAGCTCCTGGACTCCATCGGCCTCGTCCGCCGCCACCTGAACTCGCAGCTGGAGGTCACCGGTGTCCTCCTGACGATGTACGACAGCCGGACCAGGCTCTCCGATCAGGTCGCAGACGAAGTCCGCGGGTTCTTCAAAGAACGGGTCTACCGGACGATTATTCCCAGGAGTGTGCGATTGGCGGAGGCTCCCAGCCATGGCCTCCCCATCGCCCTGTACGATCCCGGCTCGCGCGGCGCGGAGGCGTATGCCGAGCTGGCCAAGGAGGTCATGACCCGTGGACGACCGGTTGGGGTCATCGAGCACGTCGGCTGAGCACCGGCGTCGAGCGCTCGGGCGTGGGTTGAGCGCGCTGCTGGGCCGGGAGGCGCTCGACGAGGGCGCGGTGCGGGAGATTGCCATCAGCGACATCCGTCCCGGTCCCTTCCAGCCCAGGGGCCCCGTCGCGGCCGAGGATCTGGCCGACCTGATCGCATCCGTCCGCGAGCGCGGCGTCATCCAGCCCGTGGTGGTGCGGCCTGTGGAGGACGGCTACGAGCTGGTGGCAGGCGAACGACGGTGGCGGGCGGCGGTGGCGGCCGGCCTGGCCGTCCTCCCGGCCGTGGTGCGGCGCCTGTCCGATCAGGAAGCCCTCGAGGTGGCCCTGATCGAGAACCTCCTGCGGGAGGACCTCTCGCCGCTCGAGCGCGCGCGCGCCTACCGGCGTCTCCACCAGGAGTTCGGCCTGACGCAAGAACAGATCGCCGCCCGTCTCCACCGCAGCCCCTCCAGTGTGGCCAACACGCTGCGGCTCCTCCACCTCCCCCCGGAGGTCCAGCACGCCCTGGAGCAGGGTCGGCTGACCGAGGGACACGGCAGGGCCTTGCTCGGTCTGGCCGACGAGGAGGCGATCGTGGCGGCGGCCCGGGAGGTGCAGCGGCGCAACCTCACGGTGAGGCAGGCCGAGCGCCTGGTCAGGCGGTGGGGTGCAGGGCCCCGCCGGCGTGGTCGACCGCACAATCTGGACCTCCAGGCGGTGGAGGAGGAGTTGACCGCC comes from the Armatimonadota bacterium genome and includes:
- a CDS encoding AAA family ATPase produces the protein MHRTIAIVNQKGGVGKSTTAVNLGTALALEGLRVLVVDLDPQANATSGLGVPKPPARASIYHVLIEGTSLEQVIVPTAVPGVFLVPSNIHLAGAEVELVPMLSRETRLREALGALREAYDVILLDCPPSLGLLTINALTAAQEVLIPIQCEYYALEGLSQLLDSIGLVRRHLNSQLEVTGVLLTMYDSRTRLSDQVADEVRGFFKERVYRTIIPRSVRLAEAPSHGLPIALYDPGSRGAEAYAELAKEVMTRGRPVGVIEHVG
- a CDS encoding ParB/RepB/Spo0J family partition protein, translating into MDDRLGSSSTSAEHRRRALGRGLSALLGREALDEGAVREIAISDIRPGPFQPRGPVAAEDLADLIASVRERGVIQPVVVRPVEDGYELVAGERRWRAAVAAGLAVLPAVVRRLSDQEALEVALIENLLREDLSPLERARAYRRLHQEFGLTQEQIAARLHRSPSSVANTLRLLHLPPEVQHALEQGRLTEGHGRALLGLADEEAIVAAAREVQRRNLTVRQAERLVRRWGAGPRRRGRPHNLDLQAVEEELTARFKTRVTITGGRRGGRIAIAFYSLEDLDRLVALLQQAAEAASRPDSAPPPVAPTPVASTPLG
- the rsmG gene encoding 16S rRNA (guanine(527)-N(7))-methyltransferase RsmG, producing MLAYARLVLEWRDRASLTAYGALEVIARCLVVESLFCLAAFPFPPRARVIDIGTGAGFPGVPLAVLRPDLDVTLLEASRRKVAFLEMATQAIGLAVRIIHGRAEDIARQQEHREGYGVVVSRAAAPLRIILELALPLLAVGGAGLFSSGARAAEEVASAGAHLAALGGVLGSVWLPPPALETVSRVVVVTKVARTPERFPRRFQRMRRDVFT